The sequence below is a genomic window from Xiphophorus maculatus strain JP 163 A chromosome 18, X_maculatus-5.0-male, whole genome shotgun sequence.
CAGCACACGTTGTTAATCGAAATTTGGCTAAAACATCAAATGCCAAtcttttttctaattaatgtttaaaatacgTCAATTAAGTCAACACATCTAGATGACTTATTGTTTATGAATCCATGCAACTTTTAGCTTTGTCTTCTATTTATGGCAATTGGCAAAACTTAAAAACCATCCTACTTAGTGCGCAGATGATGAAGGTCAATTCAGAAGGGCCCCACTTTAAAAATAGATGGAAGCACTCGGGTGTCAtggacagtttgtttttatttagatagCGAGGAAGCAAGGAAAACCTGACATCAGAGATACTAATGAGACAGTGTGCTTAGGAAAATGACATCGAACTGGATGACACATCCTGAAAACATATGCTGACCATGCATATGCTTTGCATGGTTTTCCACTGAGTGCGTGGAAAACCTACATGCGGACGTGGGGGACACAAGAGAAAACATCTTGCCGGATGAATCTAAAAGATTTGTGCCCTTTTCAAGGAACGAAAGTTAcagaatttcagattttcttattATCCAGTGCAAAATCGAGTGGCAGAGTATTTGTAGCCAGAAGACTGGTCTAACCTTGATTAggcttattttaaaatgagccACTGTGTTTCCATCAGTCCATTCTGGAATCATGCCACTCATGCATGTTGGAGTTACTCTCTTAATTCTGATTTGCTCTTTTTGTATGACTTTTGTCATAATCTTTTGGTTgggaaattgctttttttggacAATTACTCCTGGTTTTTGGAAGCCGAGTAGCTGGAACAGTTTTtgctgttatgtttttattttcagacagtGGTTGTGATGCATATTTGCAACAACCAGCAGTATTTAGCAATACTCAAATAGTGCCTGACCTAGATTGTAAACCCAACTTGGCATTTTGTCAAGGGTTTGTTCAAATACTTTTGAATACCTGATATTTAACAACACATAACTTTTGATATCAAATCagagcaaacttttttttttcttttaggtcaAATAGGATTAACAAATTAtgtctatttgctaaatgttggatttttatgAAATGGCTATTTTTTATACTGCAGCAAAGAAGTGAAATTTTTGCTATACCGATTCTAAATGGCCTTTATTGAATAAGGAAGACTATGTTTCTCTTTGAACAGTGTGCGCAAATGTCTAGTTTCAACTTTAAGCTGAGCAGTTCCAGTGAAAACCATTCTAAGTGTTACCCTGTGtgaatctgttttgtttttttcctaagTATGGGCGTACACCTACACTAGTCTCCCATTGTGTTGGGAACTGTAGCGTGAGAGTGGACAGTGGGTCTGCTGCAATATTACTTCAAACATTTGTCTTTAAAGACCATACAGCACacagattgtaaaaaaaagcaTACAGGAACACAAATACAATCTCCCAGCTGTGCGGCTCACTTTGCTCCTCACCCTGAAACAATCTGATGTGATGATAGGTGGAGTGTTTCTGAGTCCCAGTGGACCCAGAAGACAAAAGAGGGTCCGGAAGAGGCTGCTCGCTCATCCTCGGCGAGTGCATGTCGAAGCACTGATCCTTCCGCAAACAACAcgcacacaaatacacacaaaggCACATTTTCACAGAGTGTGGAGAAACTACTCAGTGAAGCTTCTTCATGATCTGAATTAAGTTTCTATATAGGTAtactttaattttctgaaaatcttTAACGAGTCATTAAAGATCCTTGAATTTACAGCAGCGTATCAGTGTATAACGtgtgacattaaatacataGCAGATGTTATCCCTGGGCGTAAAGTGATACTACggtaaatttgatttatttataagtGACGTTCATTGGGTTCAGTTTGTAACTCACTTAACTAAACATTAACTCGAGTAAGTAggtagatataaaaaaaatcacacccattttatttaatatctgtggaatatttacagcaaaaaaaatgaatttttaaaaagttattataGCTAGACATTTTTGCAAGTAAGTAAAATTGCTAAGGTCAGATAACAACCAAGTACTTATAAAGTGTTTACAATtttgatgatttcatttttttgcagAGAGGAAATTGCTATTTATTATCTAtccattaaaaatgaatgtataACAGACTTTATATTGACTGGCCTGTTTTAccacttgtgtttttattaatagcTTAATGGCAGTAAATGTTTCTGCAGTtcataaagttattttgttattaaacaGAGCAATATTCTTGCATGATTAGTTCATTTGTGACTTGTTTTAAAGGCCTGTGGAGGGCCACAATTCCCGCTCACactattaacaaaacaaatcgcAGTATGTAAATTGGAAAAGGGAGGTTTGTTTCTTTGAGTTGTCCATTCTGTCTGGCAGCCGTGTTCACTGCAATCTCAGCAAAGAGCTGTGAGGGATGTcatttgttgtcatttgtttattaattagTTGCAGTTTAATGACcgttaaatttgacttttatcACAGGCACAAGCAACAGAAATGACTGAACTAGTTTTAAGGTATAACCATTAACTCAATGAAACCACtaatgttttcctctgtgtgGCAAAAAGGCCTCATGCTAACATCCAAGTTACATAAACATGACACTACATATAAATAATGTTGGACGTCACAGTGGAGCTGAAAATGTGGAGGTAGATATAAATAGATGGTTACATTTGACTAGATCAGGGGTTAGGACTATGGAGGCTGACACAGGCTGAGACCCTTGCTAGATTATGATGTTTCATTATCCTGTACTCTGGTGCCCTCGTGTGGCTTAACCGTGTTATTGCAATTTGTCCAGACATCGAGTTCCCTCAATTCTGAGACCATGAAGATAAACATCAGCTCAAATTaaggtaaaatattaatttgaaatatgtttggTCAAAAATAGCACTTAAATCCGACCTTCATGTGATACATTCAAGTTTTTCTCTAACATGTCAGCAGATGGCGCTGTGGTGATTCCTCACCACTCTCACCAGAAGTGATTCCGGGGTTGAGTGTGACCACGTGACAGTTCAAAGGGCATGCAGAGGTCGTGTTGTGCTTCTCCTTCTTTCTTACacgtttgtgtgtttttaagccAGCCGGTTCTGGTGATGTGATGGCTTTCCTGACTCTCTTCGTGAGAAGGCAGCTGCCGCAGGCCGTCAGCTACTTCGCCCGCGCAGTGGAGCTGGGCCGGCCCGGCTGCGGCGGAGCCCCGCTGCGGAGGCTGCATGGCTCGGCGCGGCAGCGGGTCGGGGAGAAGGGGCCGTGGGGCAAGAGCCAGCGGGGTCCGGAGCAGCCACTGCAGCAGTACCACCTCACAGACCTCGACAAGGCGGACGCTTTGGTAGGAAATGCTGAGttttaaatcttacatttaGATTCTTTTGCTGCTGAAGACAAACTTCATTGTGTCGAcatgttgtgtttatgttttgcagATGCTAAGGAAGTCACATGAAACAGGTATCTCATTCTACACCCACACGCTGTTGCAGAACTTGAGTTTTTCCCAGAAGCAGCCTGTAGGAAAAATAATCAGACAGAATCCAGAAATGGCAGagctctgaatttttttttctttttgcagttcttcaaaacatttcattccagtTCACAGTGTGACTTGCATTCAAACAGGAGGTCGCGTCTCCCAACCACCTGGCTTTTAAAGCATTGGCTCCTACCAGGACTAACTAAGGGGCGGagacaacatttacatttccagatagaaaaaaaaaacatttgtgctaaACTATAgtcctaaaaaaatatatatttacagaatTACTACCAAGCACTtcacaactaaaacaaaaacaaactgggcccaaacaaaatccaaaaacacaTCTCCCCTCCCTCTCAAACAATGGATTTTCCCAGTGAGGCTGATTGAAAACACCAGGTCCTCGTCAGCACTGCTAATGGGCGCTTCCATGGCAACACATGACCAGGTGACCTCAGAGAGAAGAGagaatgattaaaacaaaatgttaaataaagcaAGTTACTTCCTCCAAACAAAAGCAATACATTTACcagataaattagaatataggAGGATAAATCCCTCACAGCCTAAAACAGATAAATCTGTGAAGCATTTTTCAGGTTATAGCTTTTAACGACGGAGTTCCAGTTAGAAGTTCACTTACACTTACCGGGTACACACATATTACTTTAATTTAGGccttttaattttctgatttatcaGTTCTTCTACCACGATTATTTGTATGGAACTCCTTTAGCAAAGTtactgaaacatgttttttgttttgttgtcaagAATGAGGTCTGGGTGTAATTCTGGCTAAATATTCTGATATCTGAGCACGCTTCTTGACTGAATTGTTAGGGTTTGTTCAAGCTGATGGGTTTCTGAGCGAATGACTGAGATGGTATATATCCAAAACCCATGTTGAAGTGCGTGTTGTCCTGTTGGAACACCCTACTGTGGCAAAATTCCCCCCCGctagctgttttttgttttctttttaggcGAAACCGAATAATGTGGAGGTACTCGTTACTTCACCCACTTTAGTGAATTGGAAAACTGCCACTGGAGGCCAAATGTACCTTCAGCATGATGCCACCACCACCTTGCTTGATAATTGAAAACGTACTCCTACGTTTGAAAGCCTCACCTTGACCCCTCTAAACGTACATCTTGTCATTGTGTCCAAGTAGTCTGATCTCTGTGTGCTATGATCATGAAAAAGTTCACCAGAAAGCGTTCGGTGTGTCGGCGCGTTTTTCCTCCATCTCAGGATGGCAGTGTTCCTCAGGTGTTTAAAACGTAGACACCTTTGGgtgtttaaacaaaacaatttcgCAAAATACACGACCAGACCAGTGTTTCGGCCTCACTTAAACTGCTGACGCCAATACTGTTGAAATTATATGGAAAGTGTTTAATAGCCGTCTCATAGCTCATCATAAAGTTCAGATATTCCACAGGAATCACACGAGCATCTGATCTCTTGGTTCCTTTGCATCTTTGCCATTTATCCAATATTTGCGGGAGTGtatgtgtttcattttaaacgTGATAATTAtggaaatttcacaataaattaaaactagtGTCTACAAATCTCGTTTTTGGAACTCCTTGCAGTCATATGATTATTACTAGATGCATAAAGAGTGTTTCAAATGCaccattaaaacataaattaagtGTCAATGAGCATGATATCATCTGATCTGTTGaatgtatttaaaacattgAAACCATATTTTAATACCATGATTAGTTGaatcatgaaaaaataatttatgatttcttttctgACTGTATTGTTTATatcatcttgtgtttttatgtgcatttaTGACCCATAAAAACCCTTTGGTTTCCCAATCCCAAACCTATCATTAACCTAATAACAGATAACTCTTTTTATCTTGTGAGTTTtagaaaatagagaaataagTCACAGATAGTCAAAAATAGAGTTGTGTGCAAATGTAAGTTTGTTGAGGCTCAGTAATCTTATTGACTGTTTGGTCTTGCAAGGATGGCGATTCTCAGGAGGACATGACCTCTGGAAATGTATATCGTTTCAGCAATCCTCAGAATCTTtcaatatgtttatttctatcttgattttttcttcttcttcataaCTGTGTcactttccatttatttttctggaagGATCAGTAAGATCTGAgtctttttctttatctgtctCTTACATTGGTTGCTGAGCATCTGCAGTTTAGTCAGAAATTCACCTTAACTTGATGTGGAACTGGCTATCAGGGTTCGTATGTGTCGGGTTTTTATGCAGTCTGACAAGCTCAGGAAGAGCTGAATAAGTAGCGGGGGGGAGAAGCTTCCagtctttattctgttttctgtttgattaaaaaaaatctgaaatttccaAAGAATGTATTAAATGTGGACCCTTTATTTTCAACGATTTTAACAAAGATATTGACCAGTTtggttctaaaaaaaacaaacaaaaaaaaagacttttagtTCTCCACCCCCCgtaaaattcaatattttttaggTAACCagatttattaacaaaatgaagaaaaaatatttaggtaGAAATACTCGGACTGaacaataaaatagttttaaaaacagtacATCGTTTTGGAGCCACTAAGTGAAAGAACTCATAAATCGACACCAGTTAAAACAAATAGGACCATTTCTGTGTTATTTGACATCTAGACCTATGaacatttaaatctatttattgtTGAATAATTCTGTGTTATATGCATTAATCTAGGGCATTTTTACCTTGCCAAGAAATTCTAATAACAGCAACCCCACTACTAGACCGGACTGATCAGAGTTTCATGTATGATTTATTGAACCTACAAATGATTACATTTaaatctgtaaagaaaaaaaaaaaaattaaaatcaaaagtttgtGTGTGTAGGAACTCTGTGTAAAACTTCAACGTTCTTCAGCTTTTCACTAATGTGTTTAAATGGTGGTCTTAGAACAGCCAGACCTACTTAGTCCTGGGTGTGTGAAAAGAGCAGACTGTGTGATGAACTGTCCGTCTGTAACGTCTCCTCTTGGTTTCGCAGGGTTCCTGTCGTGGTTCAGGAACGGCTTGCTGGCGACTGGGATTGGAGTCATTGCTTTTGTCCAGAGCGAAGTGGGACGGGAAGCAGGATACGGTACGAGTTTTACTCAAGCTTAAATCACAGAGTATTGAGGGAGTagtaaagagaagaaaaagaaaaaaagaaaagcctctTTCCCCCCTACAGCGGCTAAACTGAACCATCATGGCTGACCGTCCAAACAGTGAGATGGTGCTGGAAGTTTTAAACTCCCGTAACAGAAGGACATCCAGAGAAGAGACTTTGCGACCCTAATTAGAGGAAAATGCAAAAGCTAATGTGTTGTTTGGAGGCATTTTGTCCCGATTCTGCTCACTGTCCCAAAAAACAGGAGACATCAAGTAGAGCCTTACCACAAACTtgacaaagtgtttttaaaagaccAACAAATTTGtcagagatttaaaaatggCTGGTAAAATGTATGTATAGCCAAAGGTGACATATTTAACCCTCTAAATGACTGAAATTAGGCATAACTGTGACCACAAGACAGCGGCAAAGTGCTTCTgatatgttttatatatgatGAAATCGCACCACAAGCTCTGGTTGTAGCTTATACATCCGCCATTTTGGCTGTGTGGTGCTTTTGTTTGAGTTTCATGACAGTATTCTGTAAGGCCGTAAAATGTTAATGTAAGGTGAAAACTGTTTGGAGAAGTGAAGGGCACTAAGGAAGGAAAAGTAGGAAGCACACAAAGAAGGacagaaggaaacaaagcagaaaaaaatcagggaaagaaagtaagaaaggagagaagaaaGGATCTAAAGAACACATATTTAGACGATGAGAAGGCTTTAAATACATTCATGAATCAAATCCCTGACTTTTCCAGATTGTGTGGAAACCTTCGTCTCTATTCCAGGAGTGGCAATAATTGTGTATTTATTGTACTTTGTCTTAAGTTAAAACACATGGCATATAAATGATTTACTTGTCATTACATTAATTTCTATCTAATATATCAAACAGTCTCTAAATCATGTTTGTAGAAACGGAAGGTTGCTGTAGTAATAAATTCTTCAAAACTAATAGATCTAACTGGGCTGTggtgtattaaaaataaataattccctTTGAAAATTGTtgttaatgagaaaaaaagagctTTTCTCTCCCTGCTGTAAAATCAATGGTGTTCAGATGAAACATTGTGTCAGATATTTGATGCAGCAGCTGGAGTTTTCGGTCTTTATAATTTCTCAAGGATTTCTGACTAAAATCATCAGTAGTGAAACGGAGTCAAGGCCTcggtttttttttagtattaatCACTGATGTGCATTTCTGGGGATTCAATATTACATGcagatctttttttatatatatatttaaatcattCAACTGTTTTTGATTCTTCATCATCAGGTTCACTCaggtttcaaaaacaaacaaaaaaaaaaaaacctttgcagACACTTCCTGCCTGACTGCAGTAACAGCATGCCGATGTGTTTCCACGCAGCCTTCTTCATCCTGGGAGGCGTCTGCGTGTCGTTTGGCGGCGCGTCCTACGTTGGCAGCCTCTTCGCCTTGCGGAGGCTGATGCTGCTGTCGGTGCCAGCTCTGCTGCTCCAGGGCACCGTGGTGGGCAGCGTCGCCCTCTTCTGGCTCTGCGCCGTATCGCTGTACATCGGCCGCCTGGAGGTGGAGATCATCCACGACGACGAGGAGGGGGACGGCGGGGAGGACGAGGGAGAGTGCCGGGAGTGCCGCGAGAGGCGGGAGCAGCGAGGTCACAGAGGCTCCCAGGACAGTGAGGACAGTGGCAGCAAGGGCCAAAACAAATAGCGATCTTCCAGGAatgctcagtgtgtgtgtgtgtgtgtgtgtgtgttttttgttgtttttttcttgatgcTCTGATTCAGGGTTTCTGTTATTTGTATGTTTGTGCAAAATGCATATGTGTTTCATGTGCAGACTgtgagcttaaaaaaaaagcaaacctgTCATctattgtaaaaaaattattcaggtgaagaaaaacttttaactttttttttaaaacagtttaaagacgctggaaattgtggaaaatctgtttgtttcctgaataaatatgttttttctaaaaactcttttagttcatttgaaaatgttcttctgttttttattttttattcgaTGCTTATGATTTACTTTTTGTGCCACTGTCAGTCTTCCTTGCAGACTGTTTGTTTTATCAACACGATCGGTAGAATCAAGGCTGACCCTTCACCTTAAGTCAGTTGTTTTGtctcaaaagttgttttttttgttttttttaaataatcagagaaaatgacacTGAGGGctcaagtttttattattactttgcCACTGCAACAGCACTTTTGtcaagctttgtttttttgtcactaTACTTCCTTAAAACTGTTTGGAAACAGGATATTTTTCACagttctctctctgtgtttatatattttgttctgttttctttttttaaaatcatgtacAGCACCAAACTATATCCAAAAACTCTTTACAGTGAATCTTCTATTTTCAGGTTATCTCTGTAAGTTCTGTTTTAATGGATGCAAGGCGTTGATGCTGGTAATTATATTGAATTTGTTTGTGGAAAGCGGGGGTTTACTATTGTTTACTTTTGTGCACCACAGTGCATGCAATAATAAAACCAGAGGAACTCTGTAGTGAGGCCCAGCATcgttgtttgattttgttttttctgataaTAAATCCCCAGTGGGATATTCACATTTGACGTATCTGCTTTTGAACGATGGTTGATTTCTTAGGTGATCAAAACCACACACTATAGCGGATCTCACATTTTGTAAACCTTAAAATCTAAGTTGTCAAATATAAACCCTGATGTTAGTATGTCCAGCCTGGTCTTTTATTCACCTCTCTTGACCCCAGCTACTTAAACTTCTCTGTCTTGCAGCTGGAGATATTGCTCTAGCAAAtacataactttttttattttatgtataaaataaaaaagtattatgTATTCATAATactattaaataatttgtacaGCTGCTCTAAAAAAGATCAAGATTGGTGTAAAGCTTTATACCAATCCATGCTCTATTCGCTActcaaaacagtaaaaaataacttttcacaaGTGGAAAACTTTGTTGAATTACTGTTAGCTTAGCAGTAATTTGGTTTTACTTGCAAACTTTGGTTTTACTTGAAGTGTCTAATAAGTTAGCTTCTGAGTAGACTGTAAAACTGCATATTGCTGCTGAAATAAGAACCAGTGACACAAATGCTTTAAATTGTATACTGTTACTTTAGTCAGTGGAGTTAAAGATGAGCAGAAACTATAAAAAGACATAGCTAGCTTAACTGCTACATTgtcaaataagaaaattatCTAAATTAATTACAGTGACGTATTTTGTGCCAAATTCATCTAATCAtatatctgaaatattaaagaacaGA
It includes:
- the tmem160 gene encoding transmembrane protein 160; the protein is MAFLTLFVRRQLPQAVSYFARAVELGRPGCGGAPLRRLHGSARQRVGEKGPWGKSQRGPEQPLQQYHLTDLDKADALMLRKSHETGFLSWFRNGLLATGIGVIAFVQSEVGREAGYAFFILGGVCVSFGGASYVGSLFALRRLMLLSVPALLLQGTVVGSVALFWLCAVSLYIGRLEVEIIHDDEEGDGGEDEGECRECRERREQRGHRGSQDSEDSGSKGQNK